DNA sequence from the Malus domestica chromosome 11, GDT2T_hap1 genome:
GAGGACACAAGTCCAGTGTTTGCAAACTTGTTAATCTCCCTATCCCTTTTGGCAAGTACTTCAATGAATAACTCCCACCAATGTAAAGATGCTTTAAGCTTATCAACTTTCTCATGTTATCAGGcaattttttaattgatttgcaGCTCCGAATGTCCAAGGTATACAAATTGTATAAATCACAAATGCTGTCTGGTAATTTCTCCAAATTTTGACTCCAAGACAAATCAATATGTCTCAAATGTATCAATTTACCAATCTCTTCTGGGAGTTCTTTGATAGAATTTTGAGACAAATTTATCGTCCTAAGACAttcaaattgtaaaataaaactaGTGTCTACCCTTGCAACACTTGAGTGAATTGTAGTGAGCGTACGTAGATTTTTGCAATTGCCTGAAGAGATAGAAAATAAAGCTTGACTGTCAGCTATCGCCGTTATGGTCAAATGGCGAACCTTGCTACCCAATGCCTCTATTTTATGGTTTGCACCCTCAACCTCCGTAATTAAACATTCCTTCTTGGTGATAAATTGCACAAAGTCATATACAATGTCATGCATTTTGCAACCGATTATTGCACCAGTGTCAGAGTGTTTCTCAAAATCTTGGAAAAAAGACCGTGCAACTAAATTATCAAAAATAGTGTGACCAATTTTCCCCTTATCTTTATTCTCTCTAGAATTAAGATAATCTTGTGCCATCCAAAGATTGATCAACTCATCCCTATTAAACTCATAATCTTTTGGAAAAATAGCACAATATAAAAGGCAACATTTATTTCTTCGGTCCAAATCGTAATAACTTAGAAATAATGGTTGGAAAACTTCTTGCTCCACTTCTTCCCAATCCCATATTTTACTATTCAGAACTTCCACCCATTCACTCCTTGTGCTCTTATTGCGCATCATACTACCTAAAGTCTTTGCAACAAGTGGCAAACCCTTGCACTTTTTTACAATTTCCCTACTGATATCTTCAAACACCTCAGACTCGCCTACTTCTCTATAAGAAAAAACCATGTGATTGAAGATTGACAAACAATTTTCCTCACTCAACTCCACAAGGTTGATCACGTGAGAGGTTGCTTTCATCATATTAGCAACATTTTGTTTTCTGGTGGTTACCAATATTCTACTACCCTTAGCCCCATTTTGCATCAATGAAAACTTTAATTGATTCCACTTTTTACCATCTTCGGTCCACACATCATCCAACACAAGAAGAAACTTTACCCCCTCAATGGATCTAGACATATATTCTAAGACATGATCCAACTCATTCGAACTTGAGGAGGCATCACCACTAATCGCTTTGGCAATCTTTATCTCATCGAAAGGCTCTGACACACAAACCCATATTCTCTTTTGAAAATGAGCTTTAACTTTGGCATCATTATAAGCTAGTTGAGCCAAAGTTGTCTTTCCCATACCTCCCATCCCTACAATAGGAATGATGAGGAGCCCCCTCCCTTCTTTACTAGTATCACTCACCAACTTCCTTATCAAActatctttttccttttctcgaCCAAATATCTCAGATATATCGACAAAAGAGGAAGTTTGCTGTTTTTGAATGGCTTTTTCAGTGAGCTGAAAATTATACATTTGTCTTTGCTTATAAATCTCAGCTAACTCCCCATTTAGATCCTTTATCTTGTGAGCAATTTCATGACGACTAATTACCTTGCCGACTCGGCCAAGACCAAAACAACGAGCGAAAATAGAGAAACATACCTTCTTTTGTGGAGCAAGATGAGTTGCACCTTCTCTTTCTTGTTTCTCAATTTGTTGTCTCAGAATGTCAGTGTTCCACTCATCTAGCACATCCACCATCTGGTACGATATTTCCTTCAGGTTATCCAGCCAGTGGTGCACGTTGGCCTCCTTCATTTGCCTTTGCTCTGCATCCTCAAGCACAGCTTGAATAGCTTTGAGATTCCCAGCgaattcttcaacttctttcttAACATTTAGAACAAGTTTCACCTCGTCCTCTACGTACTCATAAGCCATTGTAGCCAGCTTCTCTAGTAGCGTGGAAACAAGCGCATCAGCCATTCTCAGGTATAGAAACTCAGAAACCGGTTgagaagggagaagaagaagtcgGCGGCGTAGGAAAGTATATATGAAGAGGAAATTAATGCAGGATGGTTGTACTACTGCTTTTCTTCTTTGCTAGTTTGTATATACAGTGGACACCTTTGGTTTCCCGTTTGCTTAAATAATGCAAGATTCTTTGCTCTTATTACCAAAAAGATTTGCGTTGAAGCCGCTGTTGGTTTTGTTCTACCTAgttctttgctttgcttttactcataaaaaagaaagatggGAATATAAGGTGACTTATTACCAAAAATATTTGCCTTGATGCTGCTGCTTACTCTCCTTGGATGAAAGGAATAACAAATTTTGAGGGATGAATCTATGGTGGCAGGGTCAGCAAGCAAGCTCATTTTTCAGAACGTAAACCTTCTTCTCCGAATCTGAATGTCTTTCTCGAGTGGAGTTAAAAGCCCTGCAGTTGTCCGCATTCAAATTACAGAAATCTGAACTGTAGTGAGCAAAATACATGATACAAGTTCATTGGATTTGTATGTTCTGAATTGTCATAATTTAAGTGTACAAAACTGGAACATAGCCAAAGCGCTAAAATTCAATCATGTCTATCCAAAAACTTCTCTATCAGCACCGGAAATGCAACTAATCCGGCACAACCAACACGGGCTACTTGCAGACTACCTACAACACAAGTAGCTAGGTATATTTTTTGTAGAACTATATATTTGCATCAAGGGCCAAAGGAATAAATTAGTGTCGAACTTGCTATCCACGATACTATAGGCACGGTATAATCTCTTTAAAGTAAATGTTTGAAAATATTAAATCTTTTAATATATAACACCATTTGTCCGTTGtgtcaaagactcaaaagaacATTTTATCCGTCTTCCTCTCATTCCTACATCTCAAGTTATGCAGTTTTTGATAAAATTACaaatgccttgaatttgaataGAACATTGTCAGAAGAGGGACTGCATTTTATCAAAACTAAAAGGCCTCCAGGCTATCAAGCAAGCTCTGTTGTTGCCTGTTTTGTGGTGGTCGAAATTTGGAGCGTAATCTCGCCCCTTCGCCctttcgtcttcttcttcctcatcgcACCTTCGCCCTCTCGTCTTCTGCTCCCTTGTGGGTTTCCAGCCACGTACTTTGCGTTCGCCACCAAAGGCCTACTCGAGTGAACGGATAAGCACTGCGTTTGCCGCCAAAGGCCCTCCTCACCAACCCATTCTCCAACCCCAACAGCCTGTTAATTAGGTTTGTGTTAATGGGGTTTGATGAATTTATGTCAATTtgggttaaatttttttaatttggataAATCTCGTTAATGGGGtttaataaatttatgttaatttGGATAAATCTTATTGGATATTAAAATTCCattattgttcttttttttttttgtctgcaGATTCTTGAAGCAGCAGAGAAAAAATGggagtttcaattttttttggaatCATCCGTTTTGGTATTAGAAGTCTGAGGGGATTCTTGTTGGGTTTATATGTTTTCGTCATTTCAGAGCATGAAGGAGTGAGGGTAAATCTTTTATTATCTTTCAGTGGAAATTATCCCTCTGATTTTTGCTCATGGTGTTTACTCAATCGATTAggtatttttttgtttagagATTTTGGATTAAACAATTGGTTGAACTTGTCAATCTTGTATGTATTTGATTGCATTCAGTATCACTTGCATCTTATGAACCACTGATTTTGCAGGGACACTGTTTTGCAGCTCTGTGAGAGGTACAATTGCTTGTGTATGATTCTTAGAATTGATGCTCTGTATATAATTTAGAATCTTAGAATTGACTAAAATTTGAATGATGTAGGCAGATGTGAAGTGGGTTAATTTAATGGTTGAATTGGCGGCAGTGGTGGGTGCAGGTAGGGGTGGACATGGTGGCAGAGTTGGTTGGAGTTACATTGGGTTCAAAAGGAAAGAATGCGGTGCTGCAAAATAAGTATGGACCTCCAAGATTGTCAATGACGGTGAAACTCTCCTCAAATAGGTAATTGGTTTCACATTTGAATTAGCCAATTGctgttttagtattttagaATCTtcg
Encoded proteins:
- the LOC103447331 gene encoding putative disease resistance protein RGA3, translated to MADALVSTLLEKLATMAYEYVEDEVKLVLNVKKEVEEFAGNLKAIQAVLEDAEQRQMKEANVHHWLDNLKEISYQMVDVLDEWNTDILRQQIEKQEREGATHLAPQKKVCFSIFARCFGLGRVGKVISRHEIAHKIKDLNGELAEIYKQRQMYNFQLTEKAIQKQQTSSFVDISEIFGREKEKDSLIRKLVSDTSKEGRGLLIIPIVGMGGMGKTTLAQLAYNDAKVKAHFQKRIWVCVSEPFDEIKIAKAISGDASSSSNELDHVLEYMSRSIEGVKFLLVLDDVWTEDGKKWNQLKFSLMQNGAKGSRILVTTRKQNVANMMKATSHVINLVELSEENCLSIFNHMVFSYREVGESEVFEDISREIVKKCKGLPLVAKTLGSMMRNKSTRSEWVEVLNSKIWDWEEVEQEVFQPLFLSYYDLDRRNKCCLLYCAIFPKDYEFNRDELINLWMAQDYLNSRENKDKGKIGHTIFDNLVARSFFQDFEKHSDTGAIIGCKMHDIVYDFVQFITKKECLITEVEGANHKIEALGSKVRHLTITAIADSQALFSISSGNCKNLRTLTTIHSSVARVDTSFILQFECLRTINLSQNSIKELPEEIGKLIHLRHIDLSWSQNLEKLPDSICDLYNLYTLDIRSCKSIKKLPDNMRKLISLKHLYIGGSYSLKYLPKGIGRLTSLQTLDLCPLFSADKDEAFQVGDLRTLNHLQGNLTIRILGKLKDGSQVGEAQLRDNKQLFHLQLDFAELCEVGESIVRIMNVLRPHDDLESLGIDGNFGSTWPNWMFSLKKLRFLTLQDNSGCEILPPLGRLPFLEKLYVGEMSGVRKVGGEFLGVEDDQTSPSFKSSSSILFPKLKQLHFYKMSSWKRWEGVKGWNKGDSGMTIMPCLTSLEISKCYALETLPDFLCKIPLQNLTIFWCPKLEERCKHEERPKISHIPNIEFHALPVMTFHNDNCAEAQVK